Genomic window (Flavobacterium oreochromis):
ATTTACATCTAAACAAGTTAGTTTTCCATAAAAACCTGCACCTGTATCTATGTTCCAAACATTACAACCTTGCATAGGTACCTCAACATCATAATTTAATGTAGGGGTATGACCTATGTATATTTCGTTATACACTAATAATCGTTTAGGATACAATTTAGAATCTTTTTCAATTCTTTTATCCATTGTTAATGCCATTTCCCAAAGTGTTCTATCGAAACAAAAATCTAATCTATTTTCTTCTTTATGGACTCCGTGCATTGAGGTAAATCCAGCGTGTATATACAATCGGTTTTGATTGTCTATATGGTAATCCTCCAAATTTTCATAGAACGCTTTATGTTCACTGGATGTTAAATATCCTGTCGTAATGTAACTTTTTATGGTTGCTTTCCCGCCGTGTTCTTCCCAAACGGGATTCGATGCGCCTAAATTAAGCCATCTGCCACACCACAAATCGTGATTACCACGAATGAAGGTGCATTTTTGATTTTTACTTAGTTGTATGAGATATTCGATAGTTTGAGCCGATTCGCTCCAGCCATCTACGTAATCTCCCAAAAATATAAGATGATCTTCTGGTTGGGGTTGGACTCTTTCTAACAGTTGCACTAATGCTCGAAGTCCGCCGTGTATATCACCAATAACTAATGTTCTCATTTTTTTATTTTAATAATCCCAAATTAAACCTTTTTCATTTAACTTATTTAGCTCTTAAATTCAATATATTTTGATGGAACTTCGTCGGTTAGCCAAACGCCATTTTCAGATTGATAAAAAACAAATCCATCCTGATGCATTTGTGAGGAATGGATACTTAAAATTATTGGAGCTCCTCTGCGGCTTCCTACTTTTACAGCGGTTTCCCGATCTTTGCTTAGATGTACGTGTTGCCGACTTATTTTTTGGATTCCGTTTGTTTTTATGGATTCTAAAAATTTGGCTACTGTGCCGTGGTACAAATAATCTGGTGGAACTACTGGCTTCAGTTCTAGATCAACAGAAATAGAATGGCCTTGACTAGCTCTAATTTTTGTTTTGTCTTCATTGTAAGCAAAACGCTTTTTGTCGTTTGTTTCTACAACTTGGTTAATAATTTCAAAATCCAATTCTTTATGAAATTCGTTTCTATTTTTATTGGCTTTTTCAATTAGTTCGTCAACGATTGCCCAACCGTTTTCATCTAAATTCA
Coding sequences:
- a CDS encoding metallophosphoesterase family protein, producing MRTLVIGDIHGGLRALVQLLERVQPQPEDHLIFLGDYVDGWSESAQTIEYLIQLSKNQKCTFIRGNHDLWCGRWLNLGASNPVWEEHGGKATIKSYITTGYLTSSEHKAFYENLEDYHIDNQNRLYIHAGFTSMHGVHKEENRLDFCFDRTLWEMALTMDKRIEKDSKLYPKRLLVYNEIYIGHTPTLNYDVEVPMQGCNVWNIDTGAGFYGKLTCLDVNTKEYWQSDPVKDLYPEERGRN
- a CDS encoding RNA 2'-phosphotransferase, whose protein sequence is MNEKDIKNISKFLSYVLRHSPETINLNLDENGWAIVDELIEKANKNRNEFHKELDFEIINQVVETNDKKRFAYNEDKTKIRASQGHSISVDLELKPVVPPDYLYHGTVAKFLESIKTNGIQKISRQHVHLSKDRETAVKVGSRRGAPIILSIHSSQMHQDGFVFYQSENGVWLTDEVPSKYIEFKS